A genome region from Paludibacterium sp. B53371 includes the following:
- a CDS encoding branched-chain amino acid transaminase, protein MSMAERDGFIWYNGELVDWRSATTHVLTHTLHYGMGVFEGVRAYETPRGPAIFRLQDHTDRLFRSAHILGMKMPFTKEQINQAHHEVVKANKLSSCYFRPMAFYGSGKLGVAPPTDDVQVIVAAWPWGAYLGADGLEKGIRVKTSSFTRHHVNITMCKAKANGNYMNSILANTEATRDGYDEALLLDVEGYVAEGSGENVFIVRKGKLYTPDLTSALEGITRDTVMQIAEEMGLQIIEKRLTRDEVYSAEEAFFTGTAAEVTPIRELDNRQIGEGRRGPITTEIQRRFFDSVKGLDDSHAEWLTYVK, encoded by the coding sequence TGCTGACCCATACCCTGCACTATGGCATGGGCGTATTCGAAGGGGTGCGCGCCTACGAAACCCCGCGCGGCCCGGCCATCTTCCGCCTGCAGGACCATACCGACCGCCTGTTCCGCTCGGCGCACATCCTCGGCATGAAGATGCCCTTCACCAAGGAGCAGATCAATCAGGCCCACCATGAGGTGGTCAAGGCCAACAAGCTGTCCTCCTGCTATTTCCGTCCGATGGCCTTCTACGGCTCCGGCAAGCTGGGTGTCGCCCCGCCCACCGACGACGTTCAGGTCATCGTGGCCGCCTGGCCGTGGGGCGCCTACCTGGGCGCCGATGGCCTGGAGAAAGGCATCCGCGTCAAGACCTCGTCCTTCACCCGCCACCATGTGAACATCACCATGTGCAAGGCCAAGGCCAACGGCAACTACATGAACTCGATCCTGGCCAATACCGAAGCCACCCGCGACGGCTATGACGAGGCACTGCTGCTGGATGTCGAGGGCTATGTGGCGGAAGGTTCCGGCGAAAACGTCTTCATCGTTCGCAAGGGCAAGCTGTATACTCCCGATCTGACATCGGCACTGGAAGGCATCACCCGTGATACCGTGATGCAGATCGCCGAGGAAATGGGGCTGCAGATCATCGAAAAACGCCTGACGCGCGACGAGGTCTACAGTGCCGAAGAGGCCTTCTTCACCGGCACCGCCGCCGAGGTCACCCCGATCCGCGAACTGGACAACCGGCAGATCGGCGAAGGTCGCCGCGGCCCGATTACCACCGAGATCCAGCGACGCTTCTTCGACAGCGTCAAGGGTCTGGATGACAGCCACGCCGAATGGCTGACTTACGTGAAATAA
- a CDS encoding GNAT family N-acetyltransferase, protein MPLRPFGWFQKSVQHHIELSHEQDILLRRAADLCGKTLSAFLHDSACAAAERTVLDQCQFYVRGHERQQLIALRQRPQPPSASLCHLMAQTPPWQSHSALLPPSELQLQHDTHAFDCDKIAMNDWLAHRAWQAQRNHSAKTFVVCVQQRVVAYFSLSVGQIDSREFPGHGQQIADRDHFPLPVAILTRLAVDKLYQHQGLGHALLAQAIRHVLAINQQAGVTALLTQPLNEQVARFYQGCGFVDSPAAYKQLFLPIEAMQAAVESQPA, encoded by the coding sequence ATGCCCTTGCGTCCATTCGGCTGGTTTCAAAAATCCGTACAACATCACATCGAACTCAGCCATGAGCAGGACATCCTGCTGCGCCGTGCCGCCGACCTCTGCGGCAAAACCCTGAGCGCCTTTCTGCACGACAGCGCCTGCGCGGCTGCCGAACGCACCGTCCTGGACCAGTGCCAGTTCTATGTCCGCGGCCATGAACGGCAGCAACTGATCGCCTTGCGCCAGCGTCCGCAGCCACCATCGGCCAGCCTCTGCCACCTGATGGCACAAACCCCGCCCTGGCAAAGTCACTCAGCGCTGCTGCCGCCGTCCGAGCTGCAGCTACAGCACGATACCCATGCCTTCGACTGCGACAAAATTGCCATGAATGACTGGCTGGCCCATCGGGCCTGGCAGGCACAACGCAACCATTCGGCCAAGACCTTCGTGGTCTGCGTCCAGCAACGCGTTGTCGCGTATTTCAGCTTGAGCGTCGGGCAGATCGATTCGCGCGAATTCCCCGGTCACGGCCAGCAGATCGCCGATCGCGACCACTTCCCGCTGCCGGTGGCCATCCTGACCCGACTGGCAGTCGACAAACTCTACCAGCATCAGGGCCTGGGCCACGCGCTGCTGGCCCAGGCCATCCGGCATGTGCTGGCCATCAACCAGCAGGCCGGCGTGACGGCCCTGCTGACTCAGCCCCTCAACGAACAGGTCGCCCGCTTTTATCAGGGCTGCGGCTTCGTGGATTCCCCGGCGGCCTACAAACAGCTGTTTTTACCAATCGAAGCCATGCAGGCCGCCGTCGAGAGCCAGCCGGCGTAA
- a CDS encoding TetR/AcrR family transcriptional regulator has translation MNNHATDHNNRRMELVLAAASLFRDQGYERTTVRDLGNAVGMQSGSLFYHFRNKEEILVAVMALGITRTTEQLQAALAQAGNLRARLAALFHVHLNSLLGENQAALEVMLYEWRSVSEAARPELIRLRDRYEALWQDTLDEAAAAGMISGDTRLLRRTLLGSLHWTVQWFRPDGELSVDQLAEHMLAQVLHEKPAS, from the coding sequence ATGAATAATCACGCCACCGACCACAACAACCGTCGCATGGAACTGGTGCTCGCCGCCGCCAGCCTGTTCCGCGATCAGGGCTACGAACGCACCACCGTCCGCGACCTCGGCAACGCCGTCGGCATGCAATCCGGCAGCCTGTTCTACCATTTCCGCAACAAGGAAGAGATTCTGGTCGCGGTCATGGCGCTGGGCATTACCCGTACCACCGAACAACTGCAGGCCGCTCTGGCCCAGGCCGGCAATCTGCGCGCCAGACTGGCGGCACTGTTCCATGTCCACCTCAACTCGCTGCTGGGCGAAAACCAGGCGGCGCTGGAGGTCATGCTGTACGAATGGCGCAGCGTCAGTGAAGCCGCCCGCCCGGAGCTGATCCGGCTGCGCGACCGCTATGAGGCGCTGTGGCAGGATACGCTGGACGAGGCCGCTGCTGCCGGCATGATCAGCGGCGACACCCGGCTGCTGCGACGCACCCTGCTGGGCAGCCTGCACTGGACCGTGCAATGGTTCCGCCCGGATGGCGAACTGAGCGTGGATCAGCTGGCTGAACACATGCTGGCACAGGTCTTGCACGAAAAACCGGCAAGCTGA
- a CDS encoding zinc-finger domain-containing protein — MSELKANTARHIDITASDLPLACPMPDMLKWNAHPRVYLSLDEHGAAQCPYCSTRYQLQGGKPGAHH, encoded by the coding sequence ATGTCCGAACTCAAAGCCAATACCGCACGCCATATCGACATCACGGCCAGCGATCTGCCGCTGGCCTGTCCGATGCCCGACATGCTGAAGTGGAATGCCCATCCGCGCGTCTATCTGTCGCTGGACGAGCATGGCGCAGCACAATGCCCGTACTGCTCGACCCGCTACCAGCTGCAAGGTGGCAAACCGGGTGCGCACCACTAA
- the waaF gene encoding lipopolysaccharide heptosyltransferase II — translation MKKILVIAPSWVGDSVMAQPLYRRLHQLYGDIELHVFAPQWTLPLLARMPEVSQAHLNPFGHGALNLLARWKVARRLARLKFDQAIVLPNSLKSALIPLFAGIPCRTGFIGESRYGVLNDWRELDENSLPMMVERFCALAPSKGQPLSRPIPHPQLIADPARQQATLAELGLTADRPVVAFCPGAEYGPAKRWPARHFAKLAERFAAAGFHVWLFGSNKDAEIGNDISRLSHGLAVNLCGKTGLDQAIDLIGLANIAVCNDSGLMHVAAALDIPLVALYGSSSPDFTPPLSERAEIVSLSLECSPCFERTCPFGHTDCLEKLAPEQVWHAATRLLPDLSPAADASHE, via the coding sequence ATGAAAAAAATCCTGGTCATCGCGCCCTCCTGGGTGGGCGACAGTGTCATGGCCCAGCCGCTGTATCGCCGTTTGCATCAGTTGTACGGTGACATCGAGCTGCATGTCTTTGCACCCCAGTGGACCTTGCCGCTCCTGGCCCGCATGCCGGAAGTCTCGCAGGCACACCTCAACCCCTTCGGCCATGGCGCGCTGAACCTGCTGGCCCGCTGGAAGGTCGCGCGGCGACTGGCACGGCTGAAGTTCGATCAGGCCATCGTCCTGCCCAATTCGCTGAAGTCGGCCCTGATCCCCCTGTTTGCCGGCATTCCCTGCCGTACCGGCTTCATCGGCGAATCACGCTACGGCGTGCTGAACGACTGGCGCGAGCTGGACGAAAACAGCCTGCCGATGATGGTCGAGCGCTTCTGCGCCCTGGCCCCCAGCAAGGGGCAGCCGCTGTCGCGTCCGATTCCGCATCCGCAGCTGATTGCCGATCCGGCCCGACAACAGGCGACACTGGCCGAACTCGGTCTGACGGCCGACCGTCCGGTGGTGGCCTTCTGTCCCGGCGCCGAGTATGGACCCGCCAAACGCTGGCCGGCCCGGCACTTTGCCAAACTGGCCGAACGCTTCGCTGCCGCCGGTTTCCATGTCTGGCTGTTTGGCTCGAACAAGGATGCCGAGATCGGCAATGACATCAGCCGCCTGTCGCATGGTCTGGCGGTCAACCTGTGCGGCAAGACCGGCCTCGATCAGGCCATCGATCTCATCGGCCTGGCCAACATTGCCGTGTGCAATGACTCCGGCCTGATGCATGTCGCTGCAGCACTCGACATTCCGCTGGTGGCCCTGTACGGCTCCTCCAGTCCCGACTTCACCCCGCCGCTGTCCGAACGCGCGGAAATCGTGTCGCTCAGCCTGGAATGCAGCCCGTGCTTCGAGCGCACCTGCCCGTTCGGCCATACCGATTGCCTGGAGAAGCTGGCTCCCGAGCAAGTCTGGCATGCGGCGACCCGCCTGCTGCCCGACCTGAGCCCCGCTGCCGACGCCAGTCATGAATAA